In Oryza brachyantha chromosome 1, ObraRS2, whole genome shotgun sequence, the following are encoded in one genomic region:
- the LOC102714871 gene encoding alpha-glucan phosphorylase, H isozyme → MPEGKGAACSAAEKVKPAASPAAEDPAAIAGNISYHAQYSPHFSPLAFGPEQAFYSTAESVRDHLVQRWNETYLHFHKTDPKQTYYLSMEYLQGRALTNAVGNLGITGAYAEAVKKFGYELEALAGQEKDAALGNGGLGRLASCFLDSMATLNLPAWGYGLRYRYGLFKQHIAKEGQEEIAEDWLEKFSPWEIVRHDIVYPIRFFGHVEISPNGSRKWAGGEVLSALACDVPIPGYKTKNAISLRLWDAKATAEDFNLFQFNDGQYESAAQLHARAQQICAVLYPGDATEEGKLLRLKQQYFLCSAALQDIIFRFKERKSDRVSGKWSEFPAKVAVQLNDTHPTLAIPELMRLLMDEEGLGWDEAWDVTNKTIAYTNHTVLPEALEKWSQTVMRKLLPRHMEIIEEIDKRFKELVISTRKEMEGKLDSMRILDNSNPQKPVVRMANLCVVSAHTVNGVAELHSNILKEELFADYVSIWPKKFQNKTNGITPRRWLRFCNPELSEIVTKWLKTDQWTSNLDLLTGLRKFADDEKLHSEWASAKLASKKRLAKHVLDVTGVTIDPNSLFDIQIKRIHEYKRQLLNILGAVYRYKKLKEMSAEEKQKVTPRTIMIGGKAFATYTNAKRIVKLVNDVGAVVNNDPDVNKYLKVVFIPNYNVSVAEVLIPGSELSQHISTAGMEASGTSNMKFSLNGCVIIGTLDGANVEIREEVGEDNFFLFGAKADQVAGLRKDRENGLFKPDPRFEEAKQFIRSGAFGSYDYAPLLDSLEGNSGFGRGDYFLVGYDFPSYIDAQAKVDEAYKDKKKWIKMSILNTAGSGKFSSDRTIAQYAKEIWGITASPVP, encoded by the exons ATGCCGGAGGGCAAAGGCGCCGCGTGCAGCGCGGCGGAGAAGGTGAAGCCGGCGGCCAGCCCCGCGGCGGAGGATCCGGCCGCCATCGCTGGCAACATCTCCTACCACGCGCAGTACAGCCCCCACTTCTCGCCGCTCGCGTTCGGCCCCGAGCAGGCCTTCTACTCCACCGCCGAGAGCGTCCGCGACCACCTCGTCCAG AGATGGAACGAGACGTACTTGCATTTCCACAAGACGGATCCGAAGCAGACGTACTACCTCTCCATGGAGTACTTGCAGGGCCGCGCGCTCACCAATGCCGTCGGTAACCTCGGCATCACCGGCGCCTACGCGGAGGCCGTGAAGAAGTTCGGGTACGAGCTTGAGGCCCTCGCTGGGCAG GAGAAAGATGCAGCTCTGGGAAATGGTGGCTTGGGTAGGCTCGCATCTTGCTTTTTGGATTCAATGGCAACACTGAATCTGCCTGCTTGGGGCTATGGCCTGCGGTACCGATATGGTCTGTTTAAACAACACATCGCTAAGGAAGGCCAAGAAGAAATTGCTGAAGATTGGCTTGAG AAGTTTAGCCCATGGGAGATTGTCAGGCATGACATTGTATACCCAATCAGGTTTTTTGGCCACGTTGAGATTTCGCCAAATGGATC TCGTAAATGGGCAGGAGGAGAAGTTCTCAGTGCTTTGGCATGCGATGTGCCAATTCCTGGGTACAAGACGAAAAATGCAATCAGTCTTCGTCTTTGGGATGCAAAAGCTACCGCAGAGGATTTCAACTTATTTCAATTCAACGATGGTCAGTATGAGTCCGCTGCTCAACTTCATGCTAGGGCACAACAG ATCTGTGCTGTTCTCTATCCCGGTGATGCTACAGAAGAAGGAAAGCTTCTCAGACTAAAGCAGCAGTATTTCCTTTGCAGCGCAGCACTCCAg GATATTATTTTCAGGTTTAAAGAAAGGAAGTCTGACAGAGTTTCTGGAAAATGGAGCGAGTTCCCTGCAAAAGTTGCTGTTCAATTGAATGACACTCACCCAACTCTTGCTATTCCTGAGCTGATGAGGTTGCTTATGGATGAGGAGGGACTTGGCTGGGACGAAGCATGGGATGTCACAAATAA GACAATTGCCTACACCAATCATACTGTTCTTCCTGAAGCCCTTGAGAAATGGTCACAAACTGTAATGAGGAAATTACTTCCACGCCACATGGAAATTATTGAGGAAATTGACAAACGG TTCAAAGAATTGGTAATCTCCACCCGGAAGGAAATGGAGGGAAAGCTTGATTCGATGAGAATCTTAGACAACTCAAATCCCCAGAAGCCAGTAGTGCGCATGGCAAATTTGTGTGTAGTATCTGCCCATACG GTGAATGGAGTGGCTGAGTTACACAGTAACATTTTGAAGGAAGAGCTTTTTGCAGACTATGTCTCTATATGGcctaaaaaatttcagaacaaaacaaatggaaTTACACCCCGTAGATGGCTCCGCTTTTGCAATCCAGAGTTGAGTGAAATAGTGACGAAATGGCTAAAAACAGATCAGTGGACAAGTAACCTTGATCTTCTTACTGGACTTCGGAAA TTTGCAGATGATGAAAAACTTCATTCTGAGTGGGCATCAGCTAAGTTGGCTAGCAAAAAACGCCTAGCTAAGCACGTGTTGGATGTGACAGGTGTTACAATTGACCCGAATAGCCTTTTTGATATACAAATTAAACGCATTCATGAGTACAAGAGACAGCTACTAAACATTTTGGGAGCTGTTTACAGATACAAGAAGTTAAAG GAAATGAGTGCAGAAGAGAAACAAAAGGTTACACCACGCACTATCATGATAGGGGGGAAAGCATTTGCGACTTACACCAATGCCAAAAGAATAGTGAAATTGGTAAACGACGTTGGTGCTGTGGTGAACAATGATCCTGACGTTAATAAATACCTAAAG GTTGTGTTCATTCCAAATTACAATGTATCAGTGGCTGAGGTCCTCATTCCTGGTAGTGAACTATCACAGCACATCAGTACCGCTGGCATGGAAGCAAGTGGAACGAGTAATATGAAATTCTCTCTGAATGGTTGTGTTATTATTGGAACTCTTGACGGAGCTAATGttgagataagagaggaagTGGGAGAGGATAATTTCTTCCTTTTTGGTGCCAAGGCAGATCAAGTTGCTGGGCTGAGGAAGGATAGAGAGAATGGCCTG TTCAAACCAGATCCACGTTTTGAAGAAGCCAAGCAGTTTATAAGGAGTGGTGCTTTTGGCAGCTATGATTATGCTCCTCTCTTGGACTCTCTTGAAGGAAATTCAGGATTTGGGCGTGGTGATTATTTCCTCGTTGGCTATGATTTCCCAAGCTATATTGATGCACAGGCCAAGGTTGATGAAGCCTACAA GGATAAGAAAAAATGGATCAAGATGTCTATACTGAACACAGCTGGAAGTGGCAAATTCAGCAGCGATCGTACTATCGCCCAGTATGCAAAGGAAATATGGGGCATCACTGCTAGCCCTGTTCCCTAA